The following are encoded together in the Glycine max cultivar Williams 82 chromosome 8, Glycine_max_v4.0, whole genome shotgun sequence genome:
- the NF-YA07 gene encoding nuclear transcription factor Y subunit A-1 has translation MQSKSETANRLRSDPHSFQPGGVYSEPWWRGIGYNPMAQTMAGANASNSSSLECPNGDSESNEEGQSLSNSGMNEEDDDATKDSKPAAPNETGNYEQEQQGMQHTASSPPSMREECLTQTPQLELVGHSIACSTNPYQDPYYGGMMAAYGHQQLGYAPFIGMPHARMPLPLEMAQEPVYVNAKQYQGILRRRQARAKAELERKLIKSRKPYLHESRHQHAMRRARGTGGRFAKKTDGEGSNHLGKEKDNGTDSVQSISSSGSEPLHSDSAETWNSPNMQQDARASKVHNSRFEAPSYQNGSGSYHNHNGLQSSVYHSSSGERVEERDCSGQQLNHN, from the exons ATGCAGTCCAAGTCTGAAACTGCAAATCGGCTGAGGTCAGATCCTCATTCCTTTCAACCTGGCGGTGTTTATTCTGAGCCTTGGTGGCGTGGTATTGGGTACAATCCCATGGCCCAAACAATGGCTGGGGCAAATGCGTCCAATTCGTCGTCTCTTGAATGCCCTAATGGTGATTCTGAATCCAATGAAGAGGGCCAGTCTTTGTCCAATAGCGGGATGAatgaggaagatgatgatgcCACTAAGGATTCGAAGCCTGCTGCTCCTAATGAAACAG GAAATTATGAGCAAGAACAGCAAGGGATGCAGCATACTGCATCATCTCCACCATCCATGCGTGAAGAATGCCTTACTCAGACACCACAGCTGGAACTTGTTGGTCATTCAATT GCATGTTCTACAAATCCTTACCAGGATCCGTATTATGGGGGCATGATGGCAGCTTATGGTCACCAACAGTTG GGATATGCTCCTTTTATAGGAATGCCTCATGCCAGAATGCCTTTGCCCCTTGAGATGGCTCAAGAACCTGTGTATGTGAATGCCAAACAGTACCAAGGAATTCTGAGGCGAAGACAGGCTCGTGCTAAAGCTGAGCTTGAAAGGAAGCTCATAAAATCTAGAAAG CCATATCTTCATGAATCTAGGCATCAGCATGCTATGAGAAGGGCAAGGGGTACCGGAGGACGATTTGCAAAGAAAACTGACGGTGAGGGCTCAAACCACTTAGGCAAGGAAAAGGATAATGGTACTGATTCTGTCCAATCAATTAGTTCATCTGGTTCTGAACCTTTGCATTCTGACTCTGCCGAAACCTGGAATTCTCCTAACATGCAACAAGATGCAAGAGCATCAAAAGTGCACAACAGCAGGTTCGAAGCACCCAGTTACCAAAATGGCAGTGGCTCCTACCATAACCATAATGGATTGCAATCTTCAGTGTACCATTCATCCTCAGGTGAAAGAGTGGAGGAAAGGGACTGTTCAGGTCAGCAGCTGAACCACAATTGA
- the LOC100784481 gene encoding uncharacterized protein: MKKSSGSAADKKRVRRSSAPDPTSDAPPRKQVVKKDVFQVFAEKVRDHKELVSRWAVLQETRVEYFRGKDFVSFLKNHPELKDVLESDRNLETEEIANILLAKNLLVRCDRVVKTVRPGKKKLSTWPAHLEIFPEQVFSENDAFFAWTFVKRHPLWQTLLSFFWPVLTLAICLFPVYPHRCKLLILYSCAGILFLILSLLLIRGTIFGALYIILGKRIWFFPNILAEEATLRELFRFWPKKDEEEKPKWTTRLFYAGVAVLFILLLRHHAPDEAARARYQKRVSNIIDDVLEWSPTLALSGMMDKQQNVANATGSADASKNGPEDAAPADGDDAKDFMEQDNNTEEVINDVDDDKHHD, encoded by the exons ATGAAGAAGTCTTCGGGAAGCGCAGCTGACAAAAAGAGGGTGCGACGCTCATCCGCACCAGATCCCACCTCCGACGCTCCTCCTAGG aAACAAGTTGTCAAGAAAGATGTGTTCCAGGTTTTTGCTGAGAAGGTTAGAGATCATAAGGAATTGGTTTCAAGGTGGGCTGTTCTACAGGAGACGCGTGTTGAGTATTTTAGAGGGAAGGATTTTGTGAGCTTCTTGAAAAACCATCCGGAGCTCAAAGACGTCCTAGAATCAGATAGGAATTTGGAAACAGAGGAGATTGCCAACATTCTACTCGCAAAAAATCTTTTAGTGCGCTGTGATCGTGTTGTGAAAACTGTTCGTCCTGGGAAGAAAAAGCTGTCTACCTGGCCTGCACATTTAGAAATTTTCCct GAACAAGTATTTTCTGAAAATGATGCTTTTTTTGCATGGACGTTTGTAAAACGCCATCCACTTTGGCAGACACTCCTCTCGTTTTTCTGGCCTGTGTTAACATTGGCTATTTGCTTATTTCCTGTGTACCCTCATCGCTGCAAGCTATTGATACTTTACTCATGTGCCGGGATCCTTTTCCTCATCCTCTCTCTACTCTTGA TAAGAGGTACAATATTTGGCGCTTTATATATTATTCTTGGAAAGCGAATCTGGTTTTTCCCTAACATCCTTGCCGAGGAAGCAACACTGCGGGAGTTGTTCAGATTTTGGCCTaagaaagatgaagaggaaAAGCCCAAGTGGACAACAAGACTTTTCTATGCTGGGGTAGCTGTGCTGTTCATATTATTGCTGAGGCATCATGCACCCGATGAAGCTGCCAGAGCAAG GTACCAGAAGAGGGTATCTAACATCATTGATGATGTTCTTGAATGGTCTCCGACTCTAGCCTTGTCTGGGATGATGGATAAGCAACAAAATGTGGCTAATGCCACAGGGTCCGCCGATGCGAGCAAAAATGGACCGGAGGATGCAGCTCCAGCCGATGGTGACGATGCAAAAGATTTCATGGAACAGGATAATAATACTGAAGAAGTCATAAACGATGTGGATGATGATAAACATCATGATTAA
- the LOC100801421 gene encoding uncharacterized protein: protein MGETKDTHIVEIPVDQEHNHHKNVLCSMTSNMIEAIEDHPLTEISESPGHLLLLKLWQREEELFSKRIAHKETRMDTIKAELFQLSSFFFIFHAFFLTLLFTSWAKAQQQAHHSVCHKWWLPSMVSLCTSFVFVVLVQMKVHRYWKVWGHLQRERNDGRAVTRCIQELRMKGASFDLSKEPNSSSSGKRMKSSSVEIKWRPLTWCSKNLLTISLVCFSGLVFPASKLVLCGL, encoded by the exons atgggtGAAACAAAAGACACCCACATAGTAGAAATCCCAGTAGACCAAGAGCATAATCATCACAAGAACGTGTTGTGTTCCATGACAAGCAACATGATTGAGGCCATAGAGGACCACCCTCTAACCGAAATCTCCGAGAGCCCCGGGCACCTCTTGCTCCTGAAGCTATGGCAAAGAGAGGAAGAGCTCTTCTCCAAACGCATTGCTCACAAGGAGACAAGAATGGATACCATCAAAGCTGAACTCTTTCAACTCTCCtcattcttcttcatcttccatgCCTTCTTCCTAACCCTCCTTTTCACGTCTTGGGCCAAAGCCCAACAACAAGCCCACCATAGTGTTTGTCACAAGTGGTGGCTTCCCTCCATGGTGTCCCTTTGCACCTCCTTTGTGTTTGTGGTTCTTGTGCAg ATGAAGGTGCATAGGTATTGGAAGGTGTGGGGGCACTTGCAAAGAGAGAGGAATGATGGGAGGGCTGTGACAAGGTGCATTCAGGAGTTGAGGATGAAAGGGGCAAGCTTTGATCTTTCTAAGGAGCCTAATAGTAGTAGTAGTGGGAAGAGGATGAAGAGCTCAAGTGTTGAGATCAAGTGGAGGCCACTCACTTGGTGTTCAAAGAACTTGCTCACCATTTCCCTTGTTTGCTTTTCAGGTTTGGTGTTTCCTGCTTCCAAGCTTGTCCTCTGTGGCCTGTGA
- the LOC100782507 gene encoding THO complex subunit 3 — MEEQIPFKNLHSREYSGHKKKVHSVAWNCIGTKLASGSVDQTARIWHIEPHGHGKVKDIELKGHTDSVDQLCWDPKHADLIATASGDKTVRLWDARSGKCSQQAELSGENINITYKPDGTHVAVGNRDDELTILDVRKFKPIHRRKFNYEVNEISWNMTGEMFFLTTGNGTVEVLSYPSLRPLDTLMAHTAGCYCIAIDPVGRYFAVGSADSLVSLWDISEMLCVRTFTKLEWPVRTIGFNYSGDFIASASEDLFIDISNVHTGRTVHQIPCRAAMNSVEWNPKYNLLAYAGDDKNKHQADEGVFRIFGFKNA; from the exons ATGGAGGAACAAATCCCATTTAAGAATCTCCATAGCAGAGAGTATTCGGGTCACAAGAAGAAG GTGCACTCTGTGGCTTGGAATTGCATTGGCACAAAACTTGCTTCTGGTTCCGTGGACCAAACTGCGCGAATATGGCATATTGAGCCACATGGGCAT GGCAAGGTCAAAGATATTGAATTGAAAGGTCACACTGATAGTGTGGATCAGCTATGCTGGGACCCCAAACATGCTGATTTGATTGCAACTGCATCGGGTGACAAGACTGTTCGTTTGTGGGATGCTCGAA GTGGAAAATGCTCTCAACAGGCGGAACTTAGTGGGGAGAATATTAACATCACTTACAAACCTGATGGGACTCATGTAGCTGTTGGTAACAGG GATGATGAATTAACAATACTGGATGTTCGGAAGTTCAAACCAATTCATAGGCGCAAGTTCAATTATGAG GTAAATGAGATTTCTTGGAACATGACGGGTGAGATGTTCTTTCTAACAACAGGAAATG GGACTGTGGAAGTTCTCTCTTACCCATCTCTTCGACCTCTTGACACTCTCATGGCCCATACAGCTGGTTGTTATTGCATCGCAATTGATCCAGTAGGAAG ATATTTTGCTGTTGGAAGTGCTGATTCCCTTGTAAGTCTGTGGGATATATCAGAGATGCTCTGCGTGCGTACCTTCACAAAGCTGGA ATGGCCTGTCCGGACAATTGGCTTCAATTATTCTGGAGATTTTATTGCTTCTGCAAGTGAAGACTTGTTCATTGATATT TCAAATGTTCATACTGGAAGAACAGTGCATCAAATTCCTTGTAGGGCTGCTATGAACAGTGTTGAGTGGAATCCTAAATACAATTTACTTGCATATGCTGGTGATGACAAAAACAAGCATCAGGCTGATGAAG GTGTTTTTCgcatttttggttttaaaaatgcTTAG
- the LOC100783048 gene encoding uncharacterized protein, which yields MRSSNSHIQFQMFFSMQLLCFYKHPPPLFVHNINEGIFKYKRFFTNPSSSSRGIVHAVKEDSQSQQYEVDPDKAREALKKLDEQIQSLSNKKQVSTPKLRVSDMKLPTEQASRNDEKLEISDSFLTTLAAGLVLFTVFYNVLFYAVIKPAIDGS from the exons ATGAGGAGTTCCAATTCCcatattcaatttcaaatgttCTTCTCCATGCAGcttctttgcttctacaagcaCCCACCACCACTGTTTGTACACAATATTAATGAAGGCATTTTTAAGTACAAGAGGTTTTtcacaaacccttcttcttcttctcgtGGCATAGTTCATGCAGTGAAGGAAGATTCACAATCACAGCAATATGAGGTAGACCCAGATAAAGCCAGAGAAGCACTCAAAAAGCTTGATGAGCAAATCCAGTCTCTCTCCAATAAAAAACAAGTCTCCACTCCAAAACTCAGAG TTTCGGACATGAAGCTTCCCACAGAGCAAGCCAGTCGCAATGATGAGAAGTTAGAAATTTCAGATTCGTTCCTTACAACTTTAGCTGCTGGTCTGGTTCTCTTCACTGTATTTTATAATGTACTATTCTATGCTGTAATTAAGCCTGCCATCGATGGTTCATAA